The Methylomarinum vadi genome has a window encoding:
- the radC gene encoding RadC family protein, with translation MKKTDASVEALVEDRLSGLKPADLNDVEKQSVITLAMKVLSIKHRAGRVLSKPDETRDFLRLRLADYRNEVFGCLFLDNRHRIIAVRELFQGTIDGASVYPRVVVQQAMEVNAAAMVFFHNHPSGVAEPSHADEAITRRLKDALALVDVRVLDHFVVSAGESVSFAERGLL, from the coding sequence ATGAAGAAAACGGATGCGTCCGTAGAGGCGCTGGTAGAAGACCGTTTGTCCGGTCTGAAACCAGCAGACTTGAACGATGTGGAAAAGCAATCAGTGATCACACTGGCGATGAAGGTGTTGTCTATCAAACATCGAGCCGGCAGGGTTTTGAGTAAACCGGACGAGACGCGGGATTTCCTGCGTCTGCGCCTGGCAGACTACCGTAATGAAGTCTTCGGATGTCTGTTTCTTGATAACCGTCACCGGATCATCGCTGTACGTGAGCTGTTCCAGGGCACCATCGATGGCGCCTCGGTTTATCCGCGGGTCGTGGTGCAGCAGGCCATGGAGGTGAATGCCGCCGCTATGGTCTTTTTCCACAATCATCCGTCGGGCGTTGCTGAGCCCAGTCATGCGGATGAGGCGATTACCCGCCGTCTGAAAGACGCACTTGCACTGGTTGATGTGCGGGTGCTTGACCACTTTGTGGTCTCGGCTGGCGAAAGCGTCTCTTTTGCAGAACGAGGACTGCTCTGA
- a CDS encoding STY4534 family ICE replication protein — protein sequence MSTNETKQYFDLHTTGIGYLNRVREVTPKEGEPFLSITIAALRGSVDNAQYTHFECRVSGKQAQEIVRQLKPAVEGNLKVLIGFTLSDLFAESFTFKNGDKAGETGISLKARLLRIAWAKVDGQPFYTAQEDAA from the coding sequence ATGTCAACCAACGAAACCAAGCAGTATTTCGATCTTCACACCACCGGCATCGGTTATCTCAATCGCGTCCGGGAGGTGACACCCAAGGAAGGAGAGCCCTTCCTGAGTATCACCATCGCTGCCCTTCGTGGCAGTGTCGACAACGCCCAGTACACGCATTTCGAGTGTCGCGTGTCCGGCAAGCAGGCGCAGGAAATCGTGCGCCAGCTCAAGCCGGCCGTCGAGGGCAATCTGAAGGTACTGATCGGCTTCACACTCAGTGATCTCTTTGCCGAGTCCTTCACCTTCAAGAACGGGGACAAGGCCGGCGAGACCGGTATCAGTCTGAAGGCACGGCTACTGCGTATTGCGTGGGCCAAGGTCGACGGGCAACCGTTCTACACCGCACAAGAAGACGCGGCGTAA
- the parM gene encoding ParM/StbA family protein, which produces MADASSINPIPVGLDDGYAFTKIALPDGRLLAIPSRARVGQSGVTWIHEAEQRISEYETEDTVYSVGALDGAPTHFEGYPWSGLNRAVVQHALQQAGLAGKSVHAVSGLPVSSFYRKSGEHRQETIARKRDSLKQTVHPLSGALPAGIAFHEVIPEALAAWYDYVIVELEDGVTLDADRVSVPVAIVDIGGRTTDYVVVKDQGILHASSGSLQCGMLNVKQCVTDGIQERFDLETLSEQLVSHAIENKAVRLQGKNHDVAALVEAAKREVVEQIHDETRRQLGLGIELDRVLFVGGGTVALADHIANWFPHQAIAEHPAFANARGMLKYLRYVCEASDAA; this is translated from the coding sequence ATGGCTGACGCAAGCTCAATAAATCCCATCCCGGTTGGCCTCGACGATGGCTATGCATTCACCAAGATCGCACTTCCGGACGGCCGGTTACTCGCGATTCCTTCACGTGCTCGCGTGGGCCAGTCCGGTGTGACCTGGATCCATGAGGCCGAACAACGAATCTCTGAGTACGAGACAGAGGATACCGTGTATTCGGTTGGAGCCCTGGACGGTGCGCCCACGCATTTTGAGGGCTACCCATGGTCTGGTCTGAACCGAGCAGTTGTTCAGCACGCCCTGCAGCAGGCCGGACTTGCTGGAAAGAGTGTGCATGCAGTGTCCGGTTTGCCTGTCAGTTCCTTCTACCGCAAGAGCGGTGAGCATCGGCAGGAAACCATCGCCAGGAAGCGCGATAGCCTCAAGCAGACAGTTCACCCACTTTCTGGTGCGCTGCCAGCAGGCATAGCGTTTCATGAGGTTATACCTGAGGCGTTGGCCGCCTGGTACGACTATGTGATTGTCGAACTGGAGGACGGCGTCACACTCGATGCGGATCGTGTCTCCGTTCCGGTTGCCATCGTCGACATCGGTGGGCGCACGACAGACTACGTCGTGGTAAAGGACCAGGGCATATTGCATGCCTCGTCCGGCTCGCTGCAGTGCGGAATGTTGAACGTGAAACAGTGCGTGACCGATGGTATCCAGGAACGATTCGATCTGGAGACACTGAGCGAACAGCTCGTTTCCCATGCGATCGAGAACAAGGCCGTTCGCTTGCAAGGCAAGAATCATGATGTTGCTGCGCTGGTCGAGGCCGCCAAGCGCGAGGTCGTCGAGCAAATCCATGATGAGACCCGCCGCCAATTGGGCTTGGGCATTGAGCTGGATCGTGTGCTGTTCGTCGGCGGCGGAACCGTGGCGTTGGCAGACCACATTGCCAACTGGTTCCCGCATCAGGCGATTGCCGAGCATCCGGCGTTTGCCAACGCCCGTGGCATGCTCAAGTACCTGCGCTATGTCTGTGAGGCCTCTGATGCGGCCTGA
- a CDS encoding DUF6573 family protein — MSNISNEQSAEAFFGEVISTYTRAQAIDDGVLIDAGSMASEAGFKWPVALTSAVWADCVAWTEDDSEQQVHQDQSGRLWDVLYMASHAIRTAKDSGDRLLFQLYRVARDGHSTEAVLVTLKLIVGPGDAGEPVITILQPHED, encoded by the coding sequence ATGAGTAACATTTCCAATGAACAGTCCGCCGAAGCATTTTTCGGTGAAGTAATTTCAACCTATACCCGTGCGCAGGCCATCGATGACGGTGTACTGATCGATGCGGGTTCCATGGCCAGTGAGGCTGGTTTCAAATGGCCTGTTGCGCTGACATCTGCAGTCTGGGCCGATTGTGTGGCCTGGACCGAGGATGACAGTGAACAGCAGGTGCACCAGGATCAGTCGGGTAGGCTTTGGGACGTCCTGTATATGGCGTCCCACGCCATACGCACCGCCAAAGATTCGGGTGACCGGCTGCTGTTCCAGCTGTATCGGGTAGCCCGTGACGGTCACTCGACCGAAGCGGTGCTGGTCACACTGAAGCTCATTGTCGGACCAGGTGATGCCGGTGAACCGGTTATCACTATCCTGCAGCCGCATGAGGACTGA